The window GGGCATCGAGGAGTCGTTCCCGGTGCTCGACGCGACGCCCGACCGCGAGGCCGTCGAGAGCGGGGAGTTCGACGACACGTTCGCGCTGTACCTCGACGCCCCGGACGCCGACGCCGTCGAGGCGGCGGCGGCCGACGTCGGCAAGGTCGAGGCAGCCGACGCAGCGGACGTGACCGACGTCCTCGACGCCGGTGGCGGCGGCGACGGGTCGACCGCCGAGGGAGCAGACGACGGCGGGGCGGACGACGACGGCGACGAGGCCGGCGACTCCGCGGCCGACGCCGGCGTCGACGAGATCAAGTCGGTCCGCGTCGACGTCGAGCAGCTCGACGACCTCCACGGGCTGGTCGAGCAACTGGTCACCAGCCGGATCAAGCTCCGCCGGGCCGTCGAGGACGACGAGGTCGGCGGCGCCGGCGAGACGCTCGACGAGCTGGACAAGATCACCGCGGACCTCCAGAACACCGTGATGGACATGCGGCTCGTCCCGCTGAAGAAGGTCGTCGGGAAGTTCCCCCGGCTGGTGCGGGACCTCTCGCGGGAACTGGGCAAGGACGTCGAGTTCACCATCGAGGGCGAGGACATCGAGCTCGACCGGACGATCCTCACCGAGATCTCCGACCCGCTGATGCACATCCTGCGGAACTCGCTGGACCACGGCGTCGAGGCGCCCGACGTCCGCGAGGCCAAGGGCAAGCCCCGGACGGGCCACGTGACGCTGCGGGCCTCCCGCGAGCGCGACCACGTCGTCATCGAGGTCGAGGACGACGGCGCCGGGCTGGACGTCGACGGGATCCGGAGCAAGGCCGCCGAGAAGGGCGTCCGATCGCCGGAGGAGCTGGAGGCGATGGACGAGTCGGCGATCTACGACCTGATCTTCCACCCCGGCTTCTCGACCGCCGACGAGGTGACCGACACCAGCGGCCGCGGCGTCGGGATGGATGTCGTCCACGACACCGTCAGGCAACTGGACGGGTCGGTCAGCGTCGACTCCGCGCCCGACGAGGGGACCACGGTATCGCTGCGCCTACCGGTGACGATGGCCATCGTCAAGGTGCTGTTCGTCGAGGTCGGCGACGAGGAGTACGGCGTGCCCCTGAAGAACGTCGACGAGATCACCCGCGCGGACGACGTCAAGCACGTCGACGGCCGCGAGGTGATCAAACACGACGGCGAGATCTATCCCATCGTCGACCTCGGGTCGACCTTCGACGTGCCCGGGGAGACGAAGAACGGCGACGGCATGCTCGTGCGCGTCCGCGAGTCCGAGCGCCAGGTGGCGCTGCGCTGCGACTCCGTCGAGCGCCAGGAGGAGGTCGTCGTCAAGCCCCTGGAGGGCATCCTCAGCGGGACCGCCGGCCTCTCCGGGACGGCCGTGCTCGGCGACGGCAACATCGTCCACATCCTCGACGTGGTCACGCTATGAGCCGACGGAGCGACCGGGAGTTCGACCAGCTGCTCGCGTTCATCGAGGAGCGGATGGACTTCGAGTCCGGCTTCTACAACGACGCCTACCTCGACCGCCGGATCACCGCCCGCATGCGGCGGACGGACACCGACTCCTACGCCGAGTACAAGCGGCTCCTCCAGCGGGACGACGACGAGGAGCGCCAGGCGCTGCTGGACTCGCTGTCGATCAACGTCACCGGCTTCTTCCGCAACCCCGATGCCTGGGAGGCCCTCCGGCCCGTCCTGCGGGAACTGA of the Halomicrobium salinisoli genome contains:
- the cheA gene encoding chemotaxis protein CheA, translating into MNDEYLDAFVRESEEAITELNNSLLALESDPEDTEAMESIFRTAHTLKGNFGAMGFDDASNLAHAVEDLLDEMRQGEMAVTPDVMDLVFAGVDDIEAIVREIEEHGEARTDTGETVDRLRTVLEEGPEAAGGGGTAAAAGGGGTTADDAGDAAGDDAEAEAAAGGGAVAETPDLDTDLSPGAADDRVIRAAVDVGDADMPGVDAMLAVEGIEESFPVLDATPDREAVESGEFDDTFALYLDAPDADAVEAAAADVGKVEAADAADVTDVLDAGGGGDGSTAEGADDGGADDDGDEAGDSAADAGVDEIKSVRVDVEQLDDLHGLVEQLVTSRIKLRRAVEDDEVGGAGETLDELDKITADLQNTVMDMRLVPLKKVVGKFPRLVRDLSRELGKDVEFTIEGEDIELDRTILTEISDPLMHILRNSLDHGVEAPDVREAKGKPRTGHVTLRASRERDHVVIEVEDDGAGLDVDGIRSKAAEKGVRSPEELEAMDESAIYDLIFHPGFSTADEVTDTSGRGVGMDVVHDTVRQLDGSVSVDSAPDEGTTVSLRLPVTMAIVKVLFVEVGDEEYGVPLKNVDEITRADDVKHVDGREVIKHDGEIYPIVDLGSTFDVPGETKNGDGMLVRVRESERQVALRCDSVERQEEVVVKPLEGILSGTAGLSGTAVLGDGNIVHILDVVTL